The following are encoded together in the Oncorhynchus gorbuscha isolate QuinsamMale2020 ecotype Even-year linkage group LG03, OgorEven_v1.0, whole genome shotgun sequence genome:
- the LOC124032029 gene encoding acidic mammalian chitinase-like, which yields MGKVLFVTALALLLHAQLGSSYILSCYFTNWAQYRPPPAIYMPNDIDPCLCTHLLYAFATMKNNELATFEWNDVELYSQFNGLKNQNGNLKTLLSVGGWNFGSSGFSAMVASPTNRQTFINSVIVFLRKYEFDGLDIDWEYPANRGSPPQDQQLYSVLVEEMRAAFETEAKQTNKARLLLSAAVSAGRDTISSAYEIPKLGQALDMINVMSYDFHGSWDPFTGECSPLYKSPADNGGFIYFNVDYAMNYWKNHGAPAEKLMVGFPTYGNTFTLRNAANNGIGASIAGAGTPGKYTQEAGELAYFEICGFLKDGATEVWDTPQDVPYAYKGTQWVGYDNVKSFGIKVDWLKKNNFGGAMVWTLDMDDYTGTYCGQGKYPLINVLKKGLNLESAPCNPPATPLPLIKGTTNGGDDGGDSGGSSSGGSSSGGSPSGGTTSGTSGMNSNFCVGKAAGLYADPKNKNQFYNCSQGKTYFQYCATGLVFDTSCSCCNWS from the exons ATGGGCAAAGTACTGTTTGTGACGG CTCTAGCCCTGCTGCTGCATGCACAGCTCG GGTCCTCCTACATTTTGTCATGCTACTTCACAAACTGGGCACAGTACAGACCACCCCCCGCCATTTACATGCCCAATGACATTGACCCATGTCTGTGTACCCATCTTCTCTATGCCTTCGCCACTATGAAGAACAACGAACTGGCCACCTTCGAGTGGAATGACGTAGAGCTCTATAGCCAGTTCAATGGCCTGAAGAACCA GAATGGCAACTTGAAGACTCTTCTGTCTGTTGGAGGATGGAACTTCGGCTCTTCTGG ATTCTCTGCCATGGTGGCCAGCCCCACCAACCGCCAGACCTTCATCAACTCTGTGATAGTGTTTCTGAGGAAGTATGAGTTTGATGGTCTGGACATCGACTGGGAGTACCCAGCCAACAGAGGGAGCCCTCCTCAGGATCAGCAGCTCTACTCTGTTCTCGTGGAG GAAATGAGGGCAGCATTTGAGACTGAGGCTAAGCAGACTAACAAGGCCCGTCTCctgctgtctgctgctgtctCCGCTGGAAGGGATACCATCAGCTCTGCTTACGAAATCCCCAAGCTTGGACA GGCCTTGGACATGATCAATGTCATGTCATATGACTTCCACGGCTCCTGGGATCCCTTCACTGGAGAGTGCAGCCCCCTGTACAAGAGCCCTGCTGACAATGGTGGCTTCATCTACTTCAATGTG gactatgctATGAACTACTGGAAGAACCATGGAGCACCAGCAGAGAAACTGATGGTTGGGTTCCCCACCTACGGCAACACATTCACCCTGAGGAATGCAGCTAACAACGGAATCGGAGCATCTATTGCCGGGGCTGGAACTCCAGGCAAATACACACAGGAGGCTGGAGAGCTGGCTTACTTTGAG ATCTGTGGGTTTTTGAAAGACGGAGCCACAGAGGTTTGGGACACACCACAGGATGTGCCGTACGCCTACAAAGGAACCCAGTGGGTGGGCTATGACAATGTCAAGAGCTTTGGGATCAAG GTTGACTGGCTGAAGAAGAACAACTTTGGAGGAGCCATGGTCTGGACTCTTGATATGGATGACTATACCGGCACCTACTGTGGCCAGGGAAAATATCCTCTCATCAACGTCCTCAAGAAAGGCCTCAATCTGGAATCAGCAC CTTGCAATCCCCCTGCAACTCCCCTGCCCCTTATTAAGGGAACTACGAatggaggtgatgatggtggGGACTCTGGAGGCAGCTCGAGCGGAGGCAGTTCCAGTGGAGGCAGCCCCAGCGGTGGGACCACCAGTGGGACCAGTGGCATGAACAGTAACTTCTGTGTTGGCAAAGCTGCTGGGCTGTACGCCGACCCCAAGAACAAGAACCAGTTCTACAACTGCAGTCAGGGCAAGACCTACTTCCAGTACTGTGCTACTGGCCTGGTCTTCGACACCTCATGCTCTTGCTGCAACTGGTCCTAA